From Haemorhous mexicanus isolate bHaeMex1 chromosome 1, bHaeMex1.pri, whole genome shotgun sequence, one genomic window encodes:
- the LOC132325208 gene encoding macrophage mannose receptor 1-like isoform X2: MSFSRFLVFLSLMQCSLQSSVTFTLRGNANGQPCVFPFKYKDKQYTECTDAGRSDGLLWCATTADFDADKLYGFCPLINDTERFWTEDVSTGIHYQINSESALTWHQARKSCQQQNAELLSITDTQEQAYVGVLTKEFSFAFWIGLNALDFSSGWQWAGGNPFRYLNWAPGSPSLLPGKICGLLNPRKNGKWENQACNQRLGYICEKGSFGSKPDIMPKGELRPVQCTNGWWPYAGHCYSIHQDPKTWEDALSSCKKQDGDLASIHNIAEHSFLVSQLGYKPTEELWLGLNDLKAHFYFEWSDGTPVTFTKWQRQHPAYAKGVEHCAAMKGQDGYWAADVCNKQLGYICKKKPSSQSSEKETIEDLGCQKGWKRYGFHCYLVGSALLTFSEANKTCEQSKAYLATVESRNEQTFLISLTGLRSERHFWIGLSDTEERGSFRWTNGETAHFTHWNTAMPGKEQGCVVMGTGIAAGLWDVVSCEKTSNYLCKQRAAGAPPPAPPGQLPAAACAEGWDRASRADSCLKFFVREGNQKKSWFEAEEFCREIGGNLVTINTKEDQILLWQLASDKGLNTQAFWIGLFLLNPDEGFSWIDGSPVIYENWEENEPNNYEELEHCVMFNRSPQMRWNDLRCEHLLNWICETKKGTLIKPEANYQLDYQLTGDGWVIYKDKQYYFSKEHVHMEEARRICQKNFADLVVIEKESKRLFLWHYIYTKHRRKSFFIGLVVSFDQRFKWLDDSPVNYVAWAPNEPNFANNDENCVIMSEDFGLWKDISCAVKNAFICERQNSSYSGFAPPVLPLLGGCPETWLLFKNKCYKIFGSREEEKLTWHSARSVCRELGGNLASIHNNQVQAFLTFHLKDVASETWIGLNDINSENTYLWTDGSVFDYSNWAPGFPFRDDFKVVDWKYITIETDCIAMTRRSVDDAGLWENTDCQHNKSYICQMDSEPELFHPTSAPDFDFVHYGNSSYLILPSKMNWEEARKACKEKSSELASIFDYYSNIFLLLQAVQYGEPLWIGLNSNVNYGYYRWTNKRKVSFSKWDYGEPKQKVACVYLALSGEWKTAPCNEKHLSVCKKSEDVVPSDPPQDIGQCPESDHISWIPFQSHCYNFNANEMSWAQSVTQCIQSGGLLASVEDLYESNFLIEHADLYASKTSGFWIGIYRNVNAILKAAGNVEDAKASGHLNMWILLTLVLIILLGVGFMIYFWFKIKPGSGTGREVRRSSRQLEYSRALSAGDNGSDATSNKEKKEHSVV, encoded by the exons ATGAGTTTCTCCAGGTTTCTagttttcctttccctcatGCAATGTTCACTGCAGTCATCAG tTACTTTTACATTACGAGGAAATGCCAACGGACAGCCTTGTGTATTCCCTTTCAAATACAAGGACAAGCAGTACACTGAGTGCACAGATGCTGGCAGGTCAGATGGGCTGCTCTGGTGTGCAACAACTGCAGATTTTGATGCTGATAAACTCTATGGATTTTGCCCACTAATAA ATGACACCGAAAGATTTTGGACAGAAGATGTTTCAACGGGCATTCACTATCAGATCAACTCAGAATCAGCTCTAACATGGCACCAAGCAAGGAAAAGCTGTCAGCAGCAAAATGCAGAACTACTGAGCATTACAGACACTCAGGAGCAAGCATATGTAGGAG tGCTAACTAAAGAATTTAGTTTTGCCTTCTGGATTGGATTGAATGCTTTGGATTTCAGCAGTGGATGGCAATGGGCTGGGGGCAACCCTTTCAGATATTTAAACTGGGCTCCAG GAAGTCCTTCGCTGCTCCCTGGGAAAATCTGCGGACTGTTGAATCCCAGAAAGAATGGTAAATGGGAAAACCAGGCATGCAACCAGAGACTAGGCTACATTTGTGAAAAAGGATCCTTTGGTTCAAAGCCTGATATTATGCCCAAAG GGGAATTAAGGCCTGTTCAGTGCACAAATGGCTGGTGGCCATATGCAGGTCACTGCTACAGCATTCACCAGGACCCCAAAACATGGGAAGATGCTCTGTCTTCATGTAAAAAGCAAGATGGAGATTTGGCAAGCATCCACAACATTGCTGAACACAGCTTTCTAGTGTCACAGCTTGGGTACA AGCCAACAGAAGAGCTGTGGCTGGGTCTGAACGACCTGAAGGCTCACTTCTACTTCGAGTGGAGTGACGGGACCCCTGTGACGTTCACCAAATGGCAGCGCCAGCATCCCGCCTACGCCAAGGGTGTGGAGCACTGCGCCGCCATGAAGGGGCAG GATGGATACTGGGCAGCTGATGTTTGCAATAAACAGCTTGGTTACATCTGTAAAAAGAAGCCTTCATCACAATCCTCTGAAAAAGAGACAATCGAGGACCTAGGCTGCCAGAAA GGTTGGAAAAGATATGGTTTTCACTGTTACTTGGTGGGTTCTGCACTTTTGACATTCTCAGAAGCAAATAAGACATGTGAACAGAGCAAAGCTTATCTAGCTACGGTGGAAAGCAG AAATGAGCAAACTTTTCTGATCAGCCTGACGGGGCTGAGGTCTGAAAGACATTTCTGGATCGGTCTCTCTGACACAGAAGAACGAGGGAGTTTCAGGTGGACCAATGGAGAAACTGCTCATTTCACACACTGGAACACAGCCATGCCAG GGAAAGAGCAAGGCTGTGTTGTCATGGGAACTGGAATTGCAGCTGGATTATGGGATGTTGTTAGCTGTGAGAAGACATCAAATTATCTTTGCAAACAGCGGGCAGCAGGAGCGCCACCTCCCGCTCCTCCAGGCCAGCTCCCGGCGGCCGCGTGTGCCGAAGGCTGGGACAGAGCCTCCCGGGCAGACTCGTGCCTCAAG TTTTTTGTGAGAGAGGGAAACCAAAAGAAATCTTGGTTTGAAGCTGAAGAATTCTGTAGAGAAATAGGTGGAAATCTGGTCACAATCAATACAAAAGAAGATCAAATTTTATTATGGCAATTAGCTTC GGACAAAGGACTGAACACTCAGGCTTTCTGGATCGGTTTGTTTCTCTTAAATCCtgatgaaggattttcctgGATTGATGGCTCCCCT GTAATTTATGAGAACTGGGAGGAAAATGAACCCAACAACTATGAAGAACTTGAACACTGTGTCATGTTTAATAGATCACCCCAAATGCGCTGGAACGACTTGCGCTGTGAACATTTACTTAATTGGATTtgtgaaacaaaaaaag GTACATTGATAAAGCCTGAAGCAAACTACCAGCTTG ACTATCAGCTCACCGGTGATGGATGGGTTATATATAAAGATAAGCAGTACTATTTCAGCAAAGAACATGTCCATATGGAAGAAGCACGGAGAATTTGTCAGAAGAACTTTGCTGATCTTGTTGTCATcgagaaagaaagcaaaagactATTTCTGTGGCACTAT ATTTacacaaaacacagaagaaaatcatTTTTCATCGGCTTAGTTGTCAGCTTTGATCAGAGATTCAA ATGGCTGGATGACAGCCCAGTGAATTATGTTGCCTGGGCTCCAAATGAACCCAATTTTGCAAATAATGATGAAAACTGTGTGATAATGTCAGAAGATTTTG GCTTATGGAAAGACATAAGTTGTGCTGTGAAAAATGCCTTTATCTGTGAGAGGCAAAATTCATCTTACTCAGGATTTGCTCCTCCTGTACTTCCACTGCTGGGAGGATGTCCTGAAACCtggcttttgtttaaaaataag TGTTATAAAATATTTGGAtccagagaagaagagaaactAACTTGGCACTCAGCAAGAAGTGTTTGTAGAGAATTAGGGGGAAATTTGGCCTCTATACACAATAACCAAGTGCAAG CTTTCCTCACCTTCCACCTAAAGGATGTTGCCAGTGAAACATGGATTGGGCTGAATGACATTAACAGTGAGAATACATATCTCTGGACAGATGGAAGTGTTTTTGACTATTCAAATTGGGCCCCAGGATTCCCATTCAGAGATGATTTCAAGGTGGTTGACTGGAAGTATATCACAATAGAg actgATTGTATTGCAATGACAAGAAGGTCTGTAGATGATGCAGGATTATGGGAAAATACTGACTGCCAGCATAATAAAAGCTATATTTGCCAGATGGACAGCg AGCCTGAACTGTTCCACCCCACAAGTGCTCCAGATTTTGATTTTGTCCATTATGGCAACAGCAGCTATTTAATTCTTCCTTCTAAAATGAATTGGGAAGAAGCAAGAAAAGCATGCAAGGAGAAATCTTCAGAGCTTGCCAGCATTTTTGATTATTACAGTAATATAttcttgctgctgcaggcagtgcagtATGGAGAGCCCTTATGGATTGGGCTCAACAGCAATGTg AATTATGGATATTATAGATGGACCAATAAAAGGAAAGTAAGTTTTTCTAAGTGGGACTATGGAGAACCAAAACAGAAAGTAGCCTGTGTCTATCTAGCACTCTCTGGGGAATGGAAAACAGCACCTTGTAATGAGAAACATCTTTCTGTCTGCAAAAAATCTGAGG ATGTAGTTCCTTCTGATCCCCCCCAGGATATTGGACAATGTCCTGAATCTGATCACATCTCTTGGATTCCTTTCCAAAGCCACTGCTATAACTTCAATGCCAATGAAATGAGCTGGGCTCAGTCTGTGACTCAGTGCATTCAATCAG gtggTCTGTTGGCTTCTGTAGAAGATCTGTATGAATCAAACTTTTTAATAGAACATGCTGATTTATATGCAAGCAAGACAAGTGGCTTCTGGATAGGAATATACAGAAATGTAAATG